The following is a genomic window from Quadrisphaera sp. RL12-1S.
GAGGCGAAGGTGAGGACCACCGCGGCGGTGTCGACGTCGCCGAGGTGCCCGATCCGCTCGTCCACCAGCACCGACCCGGTGGCGCTGACGCGCACCGCGCGCTCCCCGAGGACCCAGGGCAGCGCGTCGAGGTCGTGGACCAGCAGGTCCAGGAAGATCCCCCCGGAGCCCGCCAGGAACTCCACCGGCGGCGGCCGGTGGTCCGCGGCGACCGCCCGCAGCAGGTAGACGGTGCCGAAACGGCCCGCGGCGACGCCGTCGCGCAGGGCCCGCACCTCGGGGTCGAAGCGCCGCTGGAAGCCCACCACCAGGGGGACGCCGGCGCGGCCGGCGGCGTCGGCGAGGCGCACGACCGTGGCGCGGTCGGTGGCCAGCGGCTTCTCGCAGAGCACCGGCACGCCGGCGCCCAGGGCCGCCAGCACCGACTCCTCGTGCACGGGGGTGGGGGTGGCCACGAGCGCCCCGTCGGCCCACCCGAGCACGGCGCCCAGGTCGGAGCTGCCGGTGACCCGTGCGGGGCCGCCGGCGGTGGCGGACAGCTCGGAGGCGGCGGCGCCGGCCCGGGCGGGGTCGACGTCGTAGAGGACGACCTCCTCGACCTGCGGGCACTGCGCCGCGAAGCGGGCGTGCATGAGGCCGATCCGGCCGACGCCGAGGACGGCGAGCTTCACGGGCGCTCCTTCGGGCCGTGGGGGGACTGGTGGCGGGAGGTGCTGCGCGAACGGTCGTTGCGCGGTGCGGCGGTGCAGCGCTTGACTGGAGTAGAGCGCTCTACTCCGATGCCGAGGAGCATCGGTGCACTCGCCCCACCGTGTCAAGGCCTATGTCAGGACAGCAGGACAGATGACGACTCCGCAGGACGCCTTCACGCCCCGCGCCGCCGGGGCGCGCCGTCCCACGCTGGAGGACGTCGCCCGTCTCGCCGGTGTCTCCCGCGCGCAGGTGTCCCTGGTGGTCAGGGGGTCGGCGCGGGTCAGCGACGCCAGCCGCGAGCGCGTGCTGAGCGCCTGCCGGGAGGTGGGCTACCGGCCCAACCTGCACGCCCGCACCCTCGCCCAGACCGAGAGCGGCATCCTCGGCGTGCTGGTCTCCGACCTGCACAACCCCTTCTTCGCCGAGGTGGTCGACGGGCTGCAGGAGGGGGTCCGCCCGGCCGGGAAGCAGCTGGTGATGGCCAGCGGCGGGCGCTCGCCCGAGGTGGAGCGCGAGGCCCTGGAGATGCTCCTGTCGCTGCACCCCACCGGCGTGGTGGTGCTGGGCTCGGTGCTGGCCGACGCCGACCTGGAGGAGCTGCTCGGCCGCGGGCTCCCGGTGCCGGTGGTCTCGGTGACGCGCGTGGTCGGGTCCGCCCTGGTGGACAGCGTGAGCATCGACGAGGCGGCGGGGGCGGAGCTGGCGGTGGCGCACCTGGCGGAGCTCGGGCACCGGCGCATCACCCACCTCGACGGCGCCGGCGGTGCGGGCGCCGCCGACCGCGCGGCGGGGTACCGCGCGGCGATGCGGCGGCACGGGCTGCAGGACCGGGCCGAGGTCTGCCCGGGCGGGTTCACCGAGGCGGCGGGGGCGGCGGCGGCCGAGGAGCTGCTGCACCGCTGCGGCGAGGACCTGCCCACGGCGCTCTTCGTGGCCAACGACATCGCCGCCGTGGGCGTGCTGTCCCGGCTCGCCGAGGCCGGCGTCGAGGTGCCCGGCCGGGTCAGCGTGGTCGGCTTCGACGACAGCTGGGTGGCGGGCAGCCGCTTCACCGCCCTCACCACGGTCCGCCAGCCCAAGCTGCGGATGGGCCTGCTGGCGGTCGCCGCCGTGCTGGAGCGCGCCGCGGGCCGCCGGGAGCCGTCGCGCACGGTCGTGGAGCCCGAGCTGGTGGTGCGCTCCACCACGGCGCCACCAGCGCGGGTCGGGCGGGGCGGTCAGGGGTGACCCGCCAGGTCCTGCTGGTCCACGCGGCCGCCCGTCCCGGGGAGCGCACCCCGTGACGGAGGCGCTGGAGCGGCGCCTCCTGGTGCCGGGCAGCGCCCTGCTGTGGGGACTGCAGTTCGCCGTCCTCGTGCCCTCCCTCGCGCTGCTGCTGGTGGCCCTCTACGGGGCGACACCGGCCCAGGTCGGCTGGGTGCTCGCGGTCTACAACGGCGCCGGCTTCGTCGCGGCCCTCGTCGTCCCCGCGCTCGCCGACCGGCGCGGTGACTACCTCGCGCCGATGCTCGGCTGCGCCGTCCTCACCCTGCTGCTGGCGGCGGCGCTGTGGGCGGTGACGTCGCTGCCCCTGGCCGTGGTCGCCCTCGTGGTGCTCGGGGCCCCCGCGGGCGTGGGGGTGTCGCTCCTCTTCGCCCACCTGCGCTCGGAGGGAGCCGGCACCCCGCAGGTGACGAGGGTGCGGGCCCTGGTCTCGTTCGCGTGGGTCGCGGGGCCGCCACTGGCCGCGTTCCTCATCGCCGGTGCCGGAGAGCGCGCGGTGCTGCCGGCGCTGGCCGTGCTCGCCGTGCTCAACGGCCTGACGACCGCGGCCCTCGTGG
Proteins encoded in this region:
- a CDS encoding Gfo/Idh/MocA family protein, with protein sequence MKLAVLGVGRIGLMHARFAAQCPQVEEVVLYDVDPARAGAAASELSATAGGPARVTGSSDLGAVLGWADGALVATPTPVHEESVLAALGAGVPVLCEKPLATDRATVVRLADAAGRAGVPLVVGFQRRFDPEVRALRDGVAAGRFGTVYLLRAVAADHRPPPVEFLAGSGGIFLDLLVHDLDALPWVLGERAVRVSATGSVLVDERIGHLGDVDTAAVVLTFASGALGVLTTGRSNGSGYDNRIELSGELECAASGLGPRTPLTALADPDLLPGPAWDGFAQRWETAYRREVATFADVVAGRTDNPSPALDGLHALELAEACATSLREGRPVDVEQTPVPSPAPLTTA
- a CDS encoding LacI family DNA-binding transcriptional regulator, which gives rise to MTTPQDAFTPRAAGARRPTLEDVARLAGVSRAQVSLVVRGSARVSDASRERVLSACREVGYRPNLHARTLAQTESGILGVLVSDLHNPFFAEVVDGLQEGVRPAGKQLVMASGGRSPEVEREALEMLLSLHPTGVVVLGSVLADADLEELLGRGLPVPVVSVTRVVGSALVDSVSIDEAAGAELAVAHLAELGHRRITHLDGAGGAGAADRAAGYRAAMRRHGLQDRAEVCPGGFTEAAGAAAAEELLHRCGEDLPTALFVANDIAAVGVLSRLAEAGVEVPGRVSVVGFDDSWVAGSRFTALTTVRQPKLRMGLLAVAAVLERAAGRREPSRTVVEPELVVRSTTAPPARVGRGGQG